The window GCAACTGCATTTAGCCTTCTTGTACTCCCCTATGGTATAAGAcgaaaatccaaaagaaaactATGGCTCACCTTAAGCTCCACACCATACTCCAGTCGGGAGCGCACGCCAACAATAGAGTGTTCAACAGTACACTCTCGGAGGAAGCAACCATGGGATATAATTGCATCTACAATCTGCATACAGCTTCATTTAAGACACAAGAATAAAGCAGAGAGAGAAAACTTGAGTTTGATGTCTTACCTTGcatttttcaactttagaAGGGGGCAAGAATCTAGGTGAGGTATAAAATGGAGTCTTGGGAtcataaaactcaaattttgggGGCTGCATGAAAGACACAACAAACCATCAGCTTGTGTAAATAATAGTGTTTGGAGAAAGACCTTGCTTGATTACACTTGATCATCTGTTTTTTCTGATTAGTGGGAGGGGTTGGGTTGAAATTTTCACAGTGCCGTTAAGGTACTTGATATTGATTAAGGGTGGTAGTACTTAAGGAGAATATGAGCAGAAGTAACATGAGAGCTTATCATCTATGTAAATATCTAacttaatgaacaaataagcATGAAAGCCGAAAGAAGTGGTGTAAGATGTTTCTTGATcccataaaatgaaaaagaaagaagaccATCGAAGGCCTGAGACACAATTGCTTGTATGATGGGATACATACCTGCTCCGTTAGTGCTAAGTTGGCATCAAAAAATGACTTTACTGTTCCAATGTCCTCCCAGTAGTCATTGAACAGATATGCCTACAACAATATGAATGCATTGGGAAACTTAGTTGTGGTATTGTCGAAAGTCTTCCTTTTCTGAACTCAAGcatataaaggaaaatgatagactaaaatttctcaaaacgGATCTCACTTGAACTTTGTAGTCTTTAACAGCCGCAGGAATAATTTCTGAGCCAAAGTCATTGCACGCAGGATAACTCCATGTCAAAAGCTTTAATAGAAGATCTGTTCTGAATACGTAGACTCCCATTGATGCAATATAAGGATTCTTTCTAGCATCTTCATCTGAAAGTCCTAGAACCGTAGTGTCAACTTGCTGCAGTACAATATATGAcgatataaaacaaaatcagaCATCGATACAGGTCACTGTAAGGAACACGAGTCAATAAATACATTTACGCTAAAAAACtaaccaaacaaataaaaaagagaaaaaacaaaagaagttcaagaaaaataactaattgCATCAATGCTACCAACCATTGCTTCCAGGTCAGATCCCTTTGGTTTCTCTGCAAAATCTAAAATACGTCCTGTATCATCTATTTTCATGAGACCGTAGTCTGATGCTCGGCTGCATAACAGCAAAacatgaatgaaaatttaaatttttttaaggaaataAAGAACAAGATTATGGTTTCCATGCACTTTATCTATGAAAATAAGGATTAAAATGGATGCCTACCTATCATCCATGGGTATGCATGAAACAGTAATATCTGCATTTGTGTCAATATGTCTCTGCAAGTACAAAGCCATCGGAAAGTCTCATTGACTCACAaacaaatatgcaaaataCTACAAATACAATTACAAACTAGTCATTTTAACATTATACCTGCACAAAATCCATGTAGTCCATCCGGTAAAGGTGATCGCCAGACAAAATTAGAGTGTGCTCAACATTTTTGGTCTTGGCATCCTGTACAAACCCAATGGACAAATGTTCATTACAATTAAAAAGTTCACTGAAAATTCTAATCATACTCAGTAGATTTTATGCACCCACCTCAAATAACCATATAAATTGCCTGACAGCATCAGCAGTTCCTTGGAACCATTTTTTTCCAGTTTCACCCGAAGTCTGAGTGGCAGCTAGAACCTATTTCTCAAACATGAATCCAGAGATTGAGTATAAGAAAGCTTCCTGTTTCCTAGAACTTGCCGTCTGTCTAATTAACACAATTACTAGGCAGGGTCAGATTGCAACAATGAGAAGAACATTCATCATACCTCCACGAATCCATCGCCAAAATTGACTCCATtaccaaaattataaatacgAGCAAGGTGACGATTTAGAGAAAATGAGTTAAACTGCGTTAAGACGAATATCTTTTCGATGCCACTATTGATGCAGTTACTCATGGGTATGTCGATCAACCTATAACAACCTCCAATTGGAACCTGCAagcaaatattatttacttaaattCGTGCACTAACTCTTTCTCCTAGATTAGATCAATAGCTTATGTTATCTACTACGGAATCATCCTTCTCTTAGCAATTTGGTAGAGTTGGTTACCGCTGGTTTGGCTCGCTGACTGGTAAGAGGAAACAAACGAGTTCCAGCACCTCCACCCAGTATAATCGAAGCAATCTTTTTCGGATCAGCTCTTGGAGCTTCAAATATAGGAGCCTGTAAAGTCTGagagataaaatttgaaataaaaaatcatgtaAAAGTTTATATACTTTTGAACAACAAAGCACAAAACCCATTTACCGATGTTTCCTCATTAATTTCTGACATGAGAACAGAATAAGCAACACCGGGTGCAAGCTTCCTAGCCCTgctaaaagaagaagaattagaaTTCTTGAGCGAGTAGGCATTCCTCTGTATCTGTTTGGACCTTCCGTTTCTTCCAATACCGTCTCCCCAAAACCCAGAGCATTGATTCCTAACACACTGACTTGTGATCCTAAATGGCATCGTATTGGGCTTCAAGGCCACACCAAAGGAATCCATTGTTGAAATGAAGTGACCCGAAAACGGGGTAGATCAGTGGGAAACCTAAGTAAGAAGAAGGTGTGAGAGAAATGTAGAATGAAGAGAGTgggagggaagaagaaaggcGGGAGTGGGAGAAAGATGAAAGATCAAATGATGGTGATGGTGACGAAAGGTATGGAAAATAGCgtcattaaattatttggggTTGGGGTGCCATGGAAAAGTCTGGGgatcttgatttttttcatgaGAGAGCCGGTCTGGGAGTTGAACACGGCGGCATAAGACTGATTGCAAATGGTATGGGACCAAACCTTTTTCAGCTTCTCTCTTGGCCTCTACTACTCATCTCTTTCTAACAAATCAACgaaataaaagttaataataaagatatttttataataccttttttatttttatttattttctgaaAAGTAAGTAAccttctttatatatatatatataattaaagatgTGTATATTGGAGTTGTGCTTGATTCCAATGTGAATACTATACTATAATGCATTAAAATACAAGACTATGATTCACCCTCTCgagatttgttttttgttgttttctatTGAGTTGATGACTATCaccatttcatttcatcaaattttaaaataaaatattgacaaaGCTTTACTCTATCCATCAAAATAtcgttatatttgaaaattgtttccaattatttaaatgcatttttgttctataattgttgtcattttttttttccatcacTATGATACTCATTGTCTAGAAAAGTAGGATTTATAAgtatctttttatttgtattttaaatgcCCCTAAGTGGTTATTATAACTTTAACTTagaattatttagtttttacatTATTACCTTACAAAAATGTGTTTGGTTGAAATAACACAATGTAACCTTGATATTTGTTCtacttttctaaaagaaaaaaataccttTACCATcctttcaaacaaataaacctTTTTGACATTCTAtaaacaaatctaaactaCTTTTAAAGTATAAAGTTTCATCTTCGCAACACCAGTTTgatttttagattaaatttgGACCAgttcaaaaataatatcataactgccttttattgataatatttagatatgtcttaaagaaaatgtaaaagatttaacaaaaagaagtgAGACCGGAGATCACGTGATCCCCAAAACAGAATGTGAATTTTCTAAACCACTCTCCGGGATATGCATGActctcccttttctttttctgtttttgggATCATTCGGTGTATGCTTTGTTATCGTGGGTTTGGggaagcaaaagaaaatggtgagAAGAATAAGCAAATGAGAATTAcctcaaataaattattctttttaatttttaatccaaaatacacccaaaaaaaatttgtattaatttttattttattttatataaatattttaaacggAAAGTGAAgctattaaatttaattttaaacttttcacaatatttggtttttgtgcGTGGCAGAATGTCTTTTCGTAGACGCAACCAATATTGTATCGTCGAAAGATAGTCAACACCGATACATTTTTTGCCGACATTATTTATGGTCCAACCTATTGTAGTGacaattgaaaacaaagttggCTTGGGAAAATGGCTAAGCATTGTGTGTTGGAgggtaaaataattaagagatGTGACCAAGTTCAAAAAGGTATATTTTATCCTTGGGAAgtgattgaatttgatttagtATTTCATCATATGATGCAAAAATCTGAGGACtttaaaaggtaaaataaaaTGCTTTGAAAAGCTtcatgtctttttcttttaactataaaataatattgactTGCCCCGCACGCGTGAGAATGTTATTATAAGTTTCTTAGTACAATAATTTCGAATATGAGAACCAAATTTTtgacttttagaaaaaaaattattttagtccTTTAATCTGAacttaacaaaattatcataaattccaagaattttaaataaatatattttgtaaaaagacaaatgttttaaattatcaaatatatttatcataaAATTTACTGAATATCTTTAACTacaaatttttcattcattcaacaaaattaaaaattcattcgtttatttttaatagtgTGTGGGATGTTGGGATTGAACCTCTTGCTTCAAGagattattatatacatactTAATATTATAGATTTATGTgcatgtttgaaaaaaatcatccaCACTTAATAAAGTAagaaatagaataatttttttctttaaattttttttataaattcattaacaaagtaagaaatagaataatttcttttctttaaaacttttttataaattcattaaCCATGCATGAGACTATTTATAGGAAATATTAAGTTGGatatttcaaccatttttatggaatttaaaataattaataataaaatatctcaTGTATTGAGTATCAAATCgtataacatatttatttatgatgtTAATTACAAACCACTTATGAACTCATATTTTCTAggttatgaaatttgaaaatcaaacatattttgGTGGagtgtaatttatttttcagattaattacaaacaattttttagagagaaataatttattttacatgtttcaaaaaaaattattcacaaCTGTAACCATAGCATacatgtttataaaatattatatttaatagtaACTTTACTAAATTacatgtttataaaatattactaaTTGATAATCAAAGTGTGTAACTATAG of the Cucumis sativus cultivar 9930 chromosome 3, Cucumber_9930_V3, whole genome shotgun sequence genome contains:
- the LOC101221562 gene encoding glucose-1-phosphate adenylyltransferase large subunit 1; protein product: MDSFGVALKPNTMPFRITSQCVRNQCSGFWGDGIGRNGRSKQIQRNAYSLKNSNSSSFSRARKLAPGVAYSVLMSEINEETSTLQAPIFEAPRADPKKIASIILGGGAGTRLFPLTSQRAKPAVPIGGCYRLIDIPMSNCINSGIEKIFVLTQFNSFSLNRHLARIYNFGNGVNFGDGFVEVLAATQTSGETGKKWFQGTADAVRQFIWLFEDAKTKNVEHTLILSGDHLYRMDYMDFVQRHIDTNADITVSCIPMDDSRASDYGLMKIDDTGRILDFAEKPKGSDLEAMQVDTTVLGLSDEDARKNPYIASMGVYVFRTDLLLKLLTWSYPACNDFGSEIIPAAVKDYKVQAYLFNDYWEDIGTVKSFFDANLALTEQPPKFEFYDPKTPFYTSPRFLPPSKVEKCKIVDAIISHGCFLRECTVEHSIVGVRSRLEYGVELKDTMMMGADYYQTESEIASLLAEGKIPIGIGENTKIRNCIIDKNAKIGRNVVIANTDDVQEAERPEEGFYIRSGITVTLKNATIKDGTII